A genomic segment from Salvia splendens isolate huo1 chromosome 13, SspV2, whole genome shotgun sequence encodes:
- the LOC121762977 gene encoding RNA-directed DNA methylation 4-like — translation MAESSSAPPTADKPVIVRVKRKVSQFALDAFWLEIHERPAKRPLIDFGKLSISDASSSKVEEFKTQKILVRHVETVASSKDTFDVLRSFVPNSSDELKSEEKIEKRKRSFKTVDKEGQRLVNARQSQEVLSRNARFEQIWRSRKLQKDNPGDDAIYDMCRLYDVVRIDVEEHTVKEHIEVKNQKEADIDEYKIMGDFLPLLREVLPTAAEEIELDIHDLVSKQDGYVYDVYTIEEDVNELDADYASQIPKIEVDDDEDFYDGPYDTEYESDDSNDENNPLNDYPDEETCEEDEDEDEDEDEDESRSSDEESEGESTTSGSQSDDPKDGSEVSYGLSDMGSEEYDWLDYADENLEDEESYW, via the exons ATGGCGGAGAGTTCCTCTGCTCCGCCCACTGCCGACAAGCCGGTGATTGTTAGGGTTAAGCGAAAAGTTTCTCAGTTTGCGCTAGATGCTTTTT GGCTGGAAATCCATGAGAGGCCTGCTAAGCGTCCGTTGATCGACTTCGGAAAGCTATCAATATCTGATGCTTCTTCGAGTAAAG TGGAGGAATTCAAGACGCAAAAAATCTTGGTACGACATGTGGAGACAGTTGCTAGCTCCAAGGATACATTTGATGTGCTGCGATCTTTCGTG CCTAATTCATCGGATGAGTTGAAATCAGaagagaaaattgaaaaacgAAAACGGAGTTTCAAGACTGTGGAT AAAGAAGGTCAGCGATTGGTCAACGCAAGACAGAGTCAAGAG GTTTTGTCAAGAAATGCTCGCTTTGAGCAAATATGGAGAAGCAGAAAGCTGCAGAAAGACAATCCTGGGGATGATGCTATATATGATATGTGCCGACTCTATGATGTTGTTAGGATTGATGTTGAAGAGCACACCGTTAAGGAGCACATTGAGGTGAAAAATCAGAA GGAAGCAGATATAGATGAGTACAAGATAATGGGTGATTTCTTGCCTCTCCTGAGAGAAGTTTTGCCAACTGCTGCTGAGGAGATTGAACTCGATATCCACGACCTCGTTTCCAAACAAG ATGGGTACGTGTATGATGTCTATACTATTGAGGAGGATGTAAATGAGTTGGATGCTGATTATGCTAGCCAAATTCCGAA GATCgaagttgatgatgatgaagactTCTATGATGGCCCATATGATACAGAATATGAAAGTGATGATTCTAACG ATGAAAACAATCCCCTGAATGATTATCCGGATGAAGAGACAtgcgaggaggatgaggatgaggatgaggacGAGGATGAGGATGAGAGCAGATCATCTGATGAAGAATCGGAGGGAGAGAGTACAACTTCTGGAAGCCAGTCTGATGATCCGAAAGATGGAAGTGAGGTATCGTATGGTCTGTCTGACATGGGTTCGGAGGAGTATGACTGGTTAGACTATGCTGATGAAAACTTAGAAGATGAAGAATCATATTGGTGA